A part of Prolixibacteraceae bacterium genomic DNA contains:
- a CDS encoding SPFH domain-containing protein codes for MGIFDKIRGEFVDIIEWLDDSNDTMVYRFERYQNEIKNGAKLTVREGQVAVLINEGQLADVFQPGMYQLTTSNMPILSTLKGWKYGFNSPFKAEIYFVNTRNITAQKWGTKNPMILSDSRFGMLEIRSFGTYTVRVKDASIFIREIVGTDGHFTTAEIAEQLKSLIVTRFSDAAAEANIPIEAFASNLNELSDYVQQVLAPEFEKYGIEITTFLVENVSMPDEIKKEIFELSRLNAVDLNKLAQMKAAKAMEKAAENSSGTAGAGMGMGMGFAMANQMGQAFSGEQQTTTQPHQASPPPIPPSLSFFIVINGQQNGPFDLTTLKQMAMQNQFTRDVLVWREGMSNWTAANEVAELMNIFSSIPPPIPGL; via the coding sequence ATGGGAATTTTTGATAAAATACGTGGTGAATTTGTCGATATCATCGAATGGCTTGATGATTCTAACGATACAATGGTTTATCGATTTGAGCGTTATCAAAACGAGATTAAGAACGGAGCTAAACTTACAGTTCGTGAAGGACAGGTGGCTGTACTTATAAACGAAGGACAGTTGGCGGATGTATTTCAACCTGGAATGTATCAATTGACAACGTCCAATATGCCAATTCTTTCCACTTTAAAGGGATGGAAATATGGTTTTAACAGCCCCTTTAAAGCTGAAATATACTTTGTAAATACCCGTAATATAACGGCACAAAAGTGGGGAACAAAAAACCCTATGATTTTAAGTGATTCTCGCTTTGGCATGCTAGAGATTAGATCCTTTGGCACATACACCGTGCGCGTAAAAGATGCATCTATCTTTATTAGAGAAATTGTAGGTACAGATGGGCACTTTACAACCGCTGAAATTGCAGAACAACTTAAAAGTTTAATTGTCACTAGATTTTCCGATGCAGCAGCTGAAGCAAATATTCCTATCGAAGCGTTTGCTAGTAACCTAAATGAGCTGTCCGACTATGTACAACAGGTATTAGCACCCGAATTTGAGAAGTATGGTATTGAGATTACAACATTCTTAGTAGAAAATGTTTCCATGCCAGACGAAATTAAGAAAGAGATATTTGAATTGAGCCGTTTAAATGCTGTTGATCTAAATAAATTAGCACAGATGAAAGCTGCTAAAGCAATGGAGAAAGCAGCAGAGAACAGCAGTGGAACAGCAGGTGCCGGAATGGGTATGGGAATGGGATTCGCAATGGCGAATCAAATGGGGCAAGCTTTTTCAGGTGAGCAACAAACCACTACTCAACCCCATCAGGCTTCACCACCACCAATACCTCCATCTTTATCTTTCTTCATTGTTATTAATGGACAACAAAATGGACCATTTGATCTAACTACATTAAAACAAATGGCTATGCAAAATCAATTTACCCGAGATGTATTGGTATGGCGAGAAGGAATGAGCAATTGGACTGCTGCAAATGAAGTAGCAGAACTAATGAATATATTTAGTAGTATACCACCTCCAATTCCTGGACTTTAA
- the sulP gene encoding sulfate permease — translation MKSHIFYPKLWSTLRLGYDKKALTQDILAGVIVGIVALPLSIAFAVASGVSPEKGLITAVVAGLMISFFGGSRVQIGGPTGAFIVIVVGIIQKYGIEGLMISTIMAGVFLILFGVFRLGTLLKFIPHPLVVGFTSGIALVIFSTQIKDALGLTVDGIPSDFISKWGFYFSHLDTANFYAIGITLFTILITIYSSKWIPKVPGSFIAIILSTIAVKTLSLPVTTIETVYGSIPSTIEMHIPSFSWSALPHYIEPAITIALLGAIESLLSAVVSDGMIGGNHRSNTELIGQGIANIITPFFGGIPATGAIARTATNVKNGGRTPIAGIAHAFTLLLIMLFFGPWVKWIPMSSLAGILIVVSYNMSEWRSFKGILSTSFFDIVVLLATFFLTVLVDLTVAIEVGMVLAALLFMKRMADHVGLQEEVDQDVLDNDETLPKGIKAYEISGPFFFGSARNYCNILKEVLPETKVLILRMRHVPFIDATGAHHLKDSLDELNAKKISYIVTGVNPSVKQTLMAMGVESKKIYDQFDKALENLP, via the coding sequence ATGAAAAGTCATATTTTTTATCCTAAATTATGGAGTACGCTTCGTTTGGGATATGACAAGAAAGCACTTACGCAAGATATTCTTGCGGGAGTTATTGTGGGTATAGTAGCCCTCCCTTTGTCCATTGCATTTGCAGTTGCTTCAGGTGTATCGCCTGAAAAGGGATTAATTACAGCGGTTGTAGCAGGTTTAATGATCTCTTTTTTTGGAGGCAGTCGTGTACAAATAGGTGGGCCTACAGGAGCCTTTATTGTAATTGTAGTTGGAATTATTCAGAAGTATGGAATCGAAGGGTTAATGATCTCAACCATCATGGCAGGGGTATTCCTTATTCTTTTTGGAGTTTTCCGACTTGGAACATTACTTAAGTTTATTCCACATCCTTTGGTTGTAGGGTTCACCAGTGGGATTGCTTTGGTTATCTTTTCCACACAAATTAAAGATGCTCTAGGGCTAACAGTGGACGGGATACCATCTGATTTTATTTCGAAATGGGGATTCTATTTTTCACATCTTGATACAGCCAACTTTTATGCCATAGGTATTACTCTATTTACCATTCTAATCACCATTTATAGTTCAAAGTGGATTCCCAAGGTACCAGGTTCATTTATTGCAATTATTTTATCGACAATCGCAGTAAAAACATTAAGCCTTCCTGTGACAACCATCGAGACAGTTTATGGCTCCATCCCAAGCACTATTGAGATGCACATCCCCTCTTTCAGCTGGAGTGCACTTCCTCACTATATCGAGCCAGCTATTACAATCGCACTTCTTGGAGCAATAGAATCCTTGCTCTCTGCAGTCGTTTCTGATGGAATGATTGGAGGTAACCACCGCTCAAACACAGAGCTTATTGGACAAGGAATTGCGAATATTATTACTCCTTTCTTTGGTGGAATACCTGCCACGGGAGCAATTGCTAGAACCGCAACCAATGTTAAAAATGGAGGACGTACTCCGATTGCTGGAATTGCCCATGCATTCACCCTACTTCTGATTATGCTATTCTTTGGTCCATGGGTCAAGTGGATCCCAATGTCATCATTGGCAGGCATATTAATTGTTGTCTCTTATAATATGAGCGAATGGCGATCATTTAAGGGGATTTTAAGTACATCCTTTTTTGATATAGTGGTACTATTAGCTACTTTTTTCTTAACCGTTTTGGTTGATTTAACCGTTGCCATTGAGGTTGGAATGGTTTTGGCAGCACTACTTTTCATGAAAAGGATGGCAGATCATGTAGGCCTACAAGAGGAGGTAGATCAAGATGTTCTAGACAATGATGAGACACTGCCTAAAGGAATTAAAGCTTATGAAATTAGTGGACCTTTCTTTTTTGGTTCGGCTAGAAACTACTGTAATATATTAAAAGAGGTCCTTCCTGAGACGAAGGTTCTTATTCTTAGAATGCGACATGTACCCTTTATTGATGCTACCGGAGCACATCACCTAAAAGATTCACTAGATGAACTGAATGCCAAGAAAATAAGCTATATAGTAACAGGAGTAAATCCTTCAGTTAAACAGACCTTAATGGCAATGGGAGTGGAATCCAAGAAGATATATGATCAATTTGACAAAGCACTAGAGAATCTACCTTAA